One window of the Nicotiana tabacum cultivar K326 chromosome 4, ASM71507v2, whole genome shotgun sequence genome contains the following:
- the LOC107765405 gene encoding uncharacterized protein LOC107765405, with product MECNKDEAVKAKEIAERKLTEKDIAGAQKFALKARNLFPGLDGLSQFLEVVNVYVAYEKKINGEVDFYSILSVDPSADDETIRKHYRRLALALHPDKNQSVGADGAFKILSEAWSLLSDRTKKMVYDYKRGMRNVSMRNSSMQGNQQGFHNFPMNPASARNSTNANVQPIPVAPQPSKLETFWTSCNRCQIQYEYLKLYLNKSLMCPNCHRPFLAGEVIAPVNNQASSFPWSSSQQQQRTSNRAANGSSASGVKLPTALNPGQTGCSGFGATVRAEIQQDQVFKTRGANGVQSNATTVMQAAKRSQPAGENLKRAHAEAASVKTDAGFVPDSVSSFSKVDRVIKKRRTAELKSNCQRKGMVNELAGKVGSSSQGNIYGNENGVSRTERVAVAGSNKPRNSRELSNSEIRNMLVKKARMEISKKLKEWSTATASKISYKEEKEVEKKMHAPKVITNDMRRDKTANDAVVDSKIVCEQKKSSVFITTVDLEPEVTSMTVPDPDFHNFDKDRTEKSFDDIQVWAAYDDDDGMPRYYALIHNVISKMPFKVQFSWLNSKNNSEFGPINWVGSGFLKTSGDFRIGKHEISKTLNSFSHKVKWVKGARGVIQIYPRKGDVWAVYRHWSPKWNELTPDDVIHNYDMVEVLGDYTEKEGVTVAPLVKVAGFKSVFRQHLDPKYIRHIPKEEMFRFSHQVPSYLLTGQEAPNVPSGCWELDPAALPLELLRVMTDAEIEAEKKAADPSNLERTCGESKEKEKSYVVGNSSVIKGEEMTRDSKCDVKQPILTYSRKKKVKKAEASNIEAKRETSLAAAED from the coding sequence ATGGAATGTAATAAAGATGAAGCTGTTAAGGCCAAAGAAATTGCTGAGCGGAAATTAACTGAGAAGGACATTGCTGGAGCTCAAAAATTTGCTTTGAAGGCTCGAAATTTGTTTCCAGGCCTTGACGGTCTTTCTCAGTTCCTGGAGGTTGTCAATGTTTATGTTGCTTATGAGAAGAAGATTAACGGTGAAGTGGATTTCTACAGTATCCTTTCCGTAGATCCCTCAGCTGATGATGAAACAATAAGAAAACATTACAGACGGCTAGCTCTAGCTCTTCACCCTGATAAAAATCAATCTGTTGGGGCAGATGGGGCGTTTAAGATTTTATCTGAAGCGTGGAGTTTGTTGTCTGATAGAACCAAAAAAATGGTGTATGATTATAAGCGAGGTATGAGGAATGTTTCCATGAGGAATTCATCCATGCAAGGCAATCAGCAGGGATTTCATAATTTCCCCATGAACCCAGCAAGTGCAAGAAACTCAACTAATGCTAATGTCCAGCCCATCCCGGTGGCTCCACAGCCATCAAAACTTGAGACATTCTGGACATCTTGCAATCGATGCCAGATACAGTATGAATATTTAAAGCTTTACCTAAACAAAAGTCTTATGTGCCCAAACTGTCACCGGCCTTTTTTGGCAGGGGAGGTTATTGCTCCCGTGAACAATCAAGCTTCCTCTTTTCCCTGGTCTTCCAGTCAGCAGCAGCAGCGTACAAGCAATCGTGCTGCTAATGGATCTTCTGCTTCAGGTGTTAAGCTCCCTACAGCCTTAAATCCAGGACAGACTGGATGTTCTGGCTTTGGTGCAACAGTTAGAGCAGAAATTCAGCAGGATCAAGTTTTTAAGACAAGAGGTGCAAATGGTGTGCAGTCCAATGCCACTACAGTTATGCAAGCTGCAAAGCGCAGTCAGCCAGCTGGTGAGAACTTGAAGAGAGCTCATGCGGAAGCAGCTTCCGTGAAAACTGATGCAGGTTTTGTTCCTGATTCGGTTTCCAGTTTTTCAAAAGTTGATAGGGTAATAAAAAAGAGACGCACAGCTGAGTTGAAGTCAAATTGTCAAAGAAAAGGAATGGTGAATGAATTGGCTGGAAAAGTTGGATCTAGCAGCCAAGGAAACATATATGGAAATGAGAATGGGGTTTCGAGAACAGAGAGGGTCGCCGTTGCGGGAAGTAACAAGCCTAGGAATTCAAGGGAGTTGTCCAATTCAGAAATTCGCAATATGCTGGTGAAAAAGGCAAGGATGGAGATCAGCAAGAAGCTTAAAGAATGGAGCACAGCTACTGCTTCTAAAATTtcatataaagaagaaaaagaagtggAAAAGAAGATGCATGCTCCTAAAGTGATCACAAATGATATGAGAAGGGATAAAACCGCTAATGATGCAGTGGTGGATTCCAAAATAGTGTGCGAGCAGAAAAAGTCTTCCGTCTTTATTACAACTGTTGATTTAGAACCAGAAGTTACGTCGATGACTGTTCCTGACCCTGACTTCCATAATTTTGATAAGGATAGAACAGAAAAATCTTTCGATGATATTCAAGTTTGGGCTGCTTATGACGATGATGATGGCATGCCGCGCTATTATGCTCTGATTCACAATGTGATATCTAAAATGCCATTTAAAGTGCAATTCAGCTGGTTGAACTCCAAAAACAACTCTGAATTCGGCCCAATTAATTGGGTTGGTTCTGGCTTCCTCAAGACCAGTGGAGATTTTAGGATAGGCAAGCATGAAATCAGTAAGACACTCAATTCGTTCTCCCACAAGGTCAAGTGGGTGAAAGGAGCCAGAGGTGTTATCCAAATTTATCCGAGAAAGGGGGATGTTTGGGCTGTGTACAGGCATTGGTCTCCTAAATGGAATGAGCTAACTCCGGATGATGTGATACACAACTATGATATGGTGGAAGTGCTTGGAGACTACACTGAGAAGGAAGGTGTCACAGTTGCTCCATTAGTCAAAGTAGCTGGCTTCAAGTCGGTATTCCGTCAGCATTTGGACCCCAAGTATATTCGGCATATTCCGAAGGAAGAGATGTTTCGCTTCTCTCATCAAGTCCCTTCATACTTGCTCACAGGCCAAGAAGCTCCAAATGTTCCCAGCGGTTGCTGGGAGTTGGATCCTGCAGCGCTGCCTTTAGAACTTCTTAGAGTCATGACAGATGCTGAAATAGAGGCAGAGAAAAAAGCTGCAGATCCTTCAAACTTAGAAAGGACATGTGGTGAAAGCaaagagaaggagaaatcctATGTGGTTGGCAACAGCAGCGTGATAAAGGGGGAAGAGATGACCAGAGATTCCAAGTGTGATGTCAAACAACCCATATTGACAT